One genomic segment of Puniceicoccaceae bacterium includes these proteins:
- the rlmB gene encoding 23S rRNA (guanosine(2251)-2'-O)-methyltransferase RlmB — MTELLFGRNAIREALVAGRRRFFRLILADRLDAAPVVSEIQALARKANLPVERMIRKRMDKLAHNHQGIMLEAAPYPYADLGDLLEAADASGEEPFFLALDHIEDPHNLGAMIRTAELVGAHGIILPNQGQADVTPAVVKASVGASEHLQVAKIANLAQALNHLKKKGIWAVGVQHGTDSKCFHEADLKGPIVLVIGSEGQGMSRIVKETCDFLIEIPMRGHIESLNASVASALVLYETWRARGFQGRN; from the coding sequence ATGACTGAACTTCTCTTTGGCCGAAATGCGATACGCGAAGCACTGGTGGCGGGACGCCGCCGATTTTTTCGTCTCATCCTGGCGGATCGACTCGATGCCGCTCCGGTGGTGAGCGAGATTCAGGCGCTTGCGCGCAAGGCGAATCTGCCGGTTGAGCGTATGATACGCAAGCGCATGGACAAACTGGCACACAACCACCAGGGCATCATGCTCGAAGCGGCGCCCTACCCCTACGCCGATCTCGGTGATTTGCTCGAAGCTGCCGATGCCAGTGGGGAGGAACCTTTTTTTCTCGCGCTCGATCACATTGAAGATCCGCACAACCTCGGGGCCATGATCCGAACTGCCGAATTGGTCGGTGCCCACGGCATCATCCTACCCAACCAAGGTCAGGCCGATGTGACCCCAGCGGTGGTAAAGGCCAGTGTCGGTGCTTCCGAGCACCTGCAAGTGGCCAAGATTGCCAATCTCGCACAGGCCCTCAATCATCTCAAAAAAAAGGGAATTTGGGCTGTCGGCGTGCAGCATGGTACTGATTCCAAATGCTTTCACGAGGCGGATCTCAAAGGACCCATTGTGCTGGTAATTGGCAGCGAAGGACAAGGCATGAGCCGCATTGTGAAGGAGACCTGTGATTTTCTGATTGAGATTCCCATGCGCGGCCATATCGAATCCCTCAACGCCAGTGTCGCTTCCGCCCTGGTACTCTATGAGACCTGGCGCGCACGTGGGTTTCAGGGCAGAAATTGA
- a CDS encoding glycoside hydrolase family 9 protein: MNMNTPCISDCTCPRRGAMSSLPDLLKFRILNDRLCQGILWLLLWVLPGIPAATAESPEEILTGVFVNQAGYEPTEAKHFVTDRGEQEFVVVHADTERVVYRGITTLRRAQDPATGMDLWWGDFSALREPGDYWIVLEDASRSHVFTIAQGVYADVAQKALKSFYYQRCGVPLESAFAGKFARDACHLHDANYHASLGRVGGKPTSGGWHDAGDYGKYIHAAAVSLAHMLIMYEQFPDAFSSDATGIPESGNGVPDFLDEMQWELDWMLRMQESEPEHPEFGGVHYMVNTFEYEWMRADLDQAPRYLYAVSSVATADFAAVMALASRCFRGTPEWHETAERYLDAARRAWDFLERHPELYPNGGFIRPADTKTGGYADRPDLNDGDDRMWAAVELFLATGDAVYADVLRNPSDAYVQETLWSADALDRDLEWQNVSAFAQLQCALHDVTGIDPGLDSRWSRFLIERCERIVGDVASDGFAVALTRYYWGSNGGAMALAQYLLLAYKLDSTQESFREAALAQLHYLLGRNAHNLSFVTAVGSRSPLYIHHASLAPGGDGHMYPGLLAGGPNPGLSGDQTLPLHFDEHTPPALCYLDHIDSWASNENCILYNAPLVAVAHYFAAPD, encoded by the coding sequence ATGAATATGAATACCCCCTGCATCTCCGATTGTACCTGTCCCCGCAGAGGCGCGATGAGTTCCTTGCCGGATTTACTGAAGTTCCGCATCCTGAACGACCGACTTTGTCAGGGGATTCTATGGCTGCTGCTTTGGGTTCTGCCGGGAATTCCCGCGGCGACTGCCGAATCGCCCGAAGAGATCCTCACTGGAGTCTTTGTGAATCAGGCAGGTTATGAACCCACCGAAGCCAAGCACTTTGTCACGGATCGCGGTGAGCAGGAATTTGTCGTGGTGCATGCGGACACGGAGCGTGTGGTTTACCGGGGAATCACGACCTTGCGCCGAGCGCAGGATCCCGCAACAGGCATGGATCTCTGGTGGGGTGATTTTTCCGCGCTGCGTGAGCCTGGTGACTACTGGATCGTGCTCGAAGATGCCAGTCGATCCCATGTCTTTACCATCGCCCAGGGTGTCTATGCGGATGTGGCGCAAAAGGCATTGAAATCTTTCTACTATCAGCGCTGTGGCGTGCCGTTGGAATCCGCTTTTGCCGGAAAATTTGCCAGGGACGCCTGTCATCTGCACGATGCGAACTACCACGCATCGCTCGGACGGGTGGGGGGAAAGCCCACTTCCGGCGGGTGGCACGATGCCGGTGACTATGGAAAATACATTCACGCAGCAGCGGTTTCTCTGGCCCACATGCTGATCATGTACGAGCAGTTTCCCGATGCGTTTTCAAGCGATGCCACTGGCATTCCCGAGAGCGGCAATGGGGTGCCGGATTTTCTGGATGAGATGCAGTGGGAACTCGACTGGATGCTTCGCATGCAGGAAAGCGAACCGGAGCACCCGGAGTTTGGCGGTGTGCACTACATGGTCAACACGTTTGAATACGAATGGATGCGTGCGGATCTCGATCAAGCTCCACGCTATCTCTATGCTGTATCTTCAGTCGCTACCGCAGATTTTGCGGCAGTGATGGCACTGGCATCGCGCTGTTTTCGTGGAACACCCGAATGGCATGAAACGGCGGAGCGTTACCTTGATGCGGCACGCCGTGCATGGGATTTTCTCGAGCGTCATCCGGAGCTTTACCCGAATGGTGGTTTCATCCGGCCCGCAGATACCAAGACCGGGGGCTATGCAGACCGACCTGATCTGAACGACGGGGATGATCGAATGTGGGCTGCGGTAGAGCTTTTTCTGGCAACTGGCGATGCGGTCTATGCAGATGTGCTGCGCAATCCCTCCGATGCCTACGTTCAGGAAACTCTTTGGAGTGCAGATGCGTTGGACCGTGATCTGGAATGGCAGAACGTCTCAGCCTTTGCACAGCTTCAGTGTGCGCTGCACGATGTTACGGGTATCGATCCCGGACTCGACTCGCGCTGGAGCCGTTTTTTGATCGAGCGCTGCGAACGCATCGTGGGCGATGTCGCTTCCGACGGGTTTGCTGTGGCCTTGACACGCTACTATTGGGGCAGCAATGGCGGAGCCATGGCACTCGCGCAGTACTTGTTGTTGGCATACAAGCTCGACTCCACTCAGGAATCGTTTCGGGAGGCTGCGCTGGCGCAATTGCACTATCTGCTTGGCCGCAACGCCCATAACCTGAGTTTTGTCACAGCTGTCGGCAGCCGAAGTCCGCTCTACATTCACCACGCTTCACTCGCTCCGGGCGGAGACGGACACATGTATCCAGGCTTGCTGGCAGGTGGTCCGAATCCAGGATTGAGTGGTGACCAGACCTTGCCACTGCATTTTGACGAGCACACCCCGCCTGCACTCTGTTATCTGGACCACATCGACAGTTGGGCTTCCAACGAAAACTGCATCCTCTACAACGCCCCTCTTGTGGCGGTTGCCCATTATTTCGCCGCCCCTGACTGA
- a CDS encoding type II toxin-antitoxin system RelE/ParE family toxin, protein MVYKIIWTDPAIDDLKEVADYISEEDPVAAERLVLGLIDHAEKLEQFPRRGKVYQHRNRENVHDLPYRGYRIFYAVLDENNTVEILHIWHGAKDEPKL, encoded by the coding sequence GTGGTTTACAAAATAATTTGGACGGATCCTGCTATTGACGATCTAAAAGAGGTCGCCGATTACATCTCTGAAGAAGATCCTGTCGCAGCGGAACGACTGGTTTTGGGTTTGATTGACCATGCTGAAAAACTTGAGCAGTTTCCTCGACGCGGAAAAGTTTATCAGCATCGAAACCGCGAAAATGTTCATGACTTACCCTATCGAGGTTACCGGATCTTTTACGCTGTTCTTGATGAAAATAACACCGTAGAAATCCTGCACATCTGGCACGGAGCCAAAGACGAACCCAAGCTTTAG
- a CDS encoding NUDIX domain-containing protein, with translation MSISLRYCPACGEKHFQTGDSKPWHCPDCGLDFFQNTAAAAGALVCDEQNRLLMVQRAKDPSKGKWGLPGGFIDAGESVEQALLRECREEIGIEIESPIFLCSFPNRYAYKGIVYATIDLYFRVQTRQANAVRALDEVAQIGWFDPAHIDPETVAFPSCVRAIECLNAVLGNQADAES, from the coding sequence ATGTCGATCTCTCTACGCTACTGCCCAGCCTGTGGTGAAAAGCATTTTCAAACGGGTGACTCAAAACCGTGGCATTGTCCCGACTGTGGATTGGACTTTTTTCAGAACACGGCTGCGGCTGCGGGTGCGTTGGTTTGTGACGAGCAGAATCGGCTCCTGATGGTGCAGCGCGCGAAGGACCCGTCGAAGGGGAAATGGGGATTGCCCGGAGGCTTCATCGATGCTGGGGAAAGCGTCGAACAGGCACTGCTTCGGGAGTGCCGCGAAGAAATCGGAATTGAGATCGAATCTCCCATCTTTCTGTGCAGCTTTCCAAATCGCTACGCTTACAAGGGCATTGTGTATGCTACGATCGACCTCTATTTCAGGGTGCAGACCCGGCAGGCAAATGCGGTAAGGGCGCTGGACGAAGTCGCACAGATCGGCTGGTTTGATCCTGCGCACATTGATCCGGAGACGGTAGCGTTTCCATCATGTGTGCGTGCAATTGAGTGCCTCAACGCGGTGCTGGGAAATCAGGCAGATGCTGAAAGCTGA